The proteins below come from a single Candidatus Bathyarchaeota archaeon genomic window:
- the rnhB gene encoding ribonuclease HII, translating into MLVAGVDEAGRGCVIGPLVVAGVAVHSDNLTQLTALGVKDSKLLTPKKREALYPEILKLTQRHHVVKVLPYRIDKAVRSTKTLYKLNRLEAQTMAEILEELKPDEAYVDAADVIAERFGLHIQECLTTKTSIISQHKADRTFPVVSAASIIAKVERDREIELLRAKYGDFGSGYLTDEKILGFLRKLLTENGGFYPSCVRKSWEPARRVKAEFGFSQKKLGQA; encoded by the coding sequence ATGTTGGTTGCGGGAGTCGACGAGGCAGGCCGGGGATGCGTGATTGGCCCCTTAGTGGTAGCTGGCGTCGCCGTGCACTCCGATAACCTTACGCAGCTAACGGCGCTAGGCGTCAAGGACTCCAAGCTGCTCACCCCCAAAAAGCGTGAAGCCCTCTACCCCGAAATCCTCAAACTAACACAGCGCCACCACGTCGTCAAGGTTTTGCCCTACCGCATCGACAAAGCCGTCCGCAGCACCAAAACCCTCTACAAACTCAACCGCCTCGAAGCCCAAACCATGGCAGAAATCCTTGAGGAACTCAAACCCGACGAGGCATACGTTGACGCAGCAGACGTGATTGCTGAACGCTTTGGCCTCCACATCCAAGAGTGCTTAACCACAAAAACCTCCATTATATCCCAGCATAAAGCTGACCGTACCTTCCCCGTGGTGTCCGCCGCCTCCATCATCGCCAAGGTGGAACGCGACCGCGAAATCGAGTTGCTCAGAGCAAAGTACGGCGACTTCGGCAGCGGCTACCTCACCGACGAAAAAATCCTGGGTTTCCTGAGGAAGCTCCTAACTGAGAATGGGGGCTTCTATCCGAGTTGTGTTCGCAAATCTTGGGAGCCTGCTAGGCGGGTGAAGGCTGAGTTTGGGTTTAGTCAAAAAAAGCTTGGGCAAGCTTAA
- a CDS encoding CBS domain-containing protein — MSEKDVTRFLQILGLSKREIQVYMFLAKSGVQSTSFVAKRLKMERVQAYRTFKKLQEKGFIEATLERPTRFTIVPFSALVDNFITAKKNEVTNLSEQKQNLLTAWQSISAPESEYPVAKFSIITGKKKIHSKMLNMIEESKSEVIVLTTALGIIQEDIAGIFDAAIAPSQDRNVQVQIITDISMDNYKVVERIDRNISDDSLNIKLRHVTMNSKFFPRFLIKDEEEAILYAPFGNEASVLNLEDEGLWINDKMFISVLKAFFVQMWQSGIEAERRIDELKSGVPIGETVVIKDPDEAWQKVTKVLDMAKEDVVIITSSQSINRFAEDDPLLEYFKKGLNVRLMASIDLDNLEPAQKLAKNYEVKHVPISYLTMMLVDGKHLFMFKMPPLSDFGVESAFYLVDTFYSTDPSQIERVSEMLDDIWKRGIDITEISSQAGTKLPQVELEADATIADSVDRMLQNNVTTILIVKNSEPLGVLSDREVLRGIIEKHHDPQRTRIKDLDYTPLIILEQDESMVTAMKMMTKKGFKRAAMVKNGQLIGMLTEEAAKKAAVQMKAKAT; from the coding sequence ATGAGTGAAAAAGACGTAACTAGGTTCCTTCAGATTCTGGGTTTATCGAAGCGGGAAATCCAAGTTTACATGTTCCTCGCCAAGAGCGGCGTGCAATCCACAAGCTTCGTGGCTAAGCGCCTAAAGATGGAGCGTGTGCAGGCATACCGTACCTTCAAGAAACTCCAGGAAAAGGGCTTCATTGAAGCCACCCTTGAGCGACCAACCCGATTCACCATCGTGCCCTTCTCAGCGTTAGTAGACAACTTTATCACTGCCAAAAAAAACGAGGTTACCAACCTAAGCGAGCAGAAACAGAACCTGCTCACCGCCTGGCAATCCATCAGCGCACCCGAATCTGAGTACCCCGTCGCAAAATTCTCCATTATAACGGGTAAAAAGAAAATCCATTCAAAAATGCTTAACATGATTGAGGAATCAAAATCCGAAGTCATCGTCCTCACGACGGCGCTGGGTATAATCCAGGAGGACATCGCCGGCATTTTCGACGCCGCCATCGCGCCCTCGCAGGACCGCAACGTGCAGGTCCAAATCATCACCGACATCTCCATGGATAACTACAAAGTGGTAGAACGCATCGATCGAAACATCAGCGATGACAGTCTCAACATTAAACTCCGTCACGTCACCATGAACTCCAAGTTCTTTCCCCGTTTCCTCATAAAAGACGAGGAAGAAGCTATCCTGTATGCGCCCTTCGGCAACGAAGCCTCCGTGCTTAACCTCGAAGATGAGGGCCTCTGGATTAACGACAAAATGTTCATTTCAGTTCTCAAAGCGTTCTTTGTGCAGATGTGGCAGAGCGGTATCGAAGCGGAAAGGCGCATCGATGAACTGAAAAGCGGTGTCCCCATCGGCGAAACCGTGGTGATTAAGGATCCTGATGAGGCATGGCAGAAAGTCACCAAGGTTCTAGACATGGCTAAAGAAGATGTGGTCATAATCACGTCTTCGCAGAGTATCAATCGCTTCGCTGAGGATGACCCGCTGCTTGAATACTTCAAGAAAGGCCTCAATGTCCGTTTAATGGCATCCATCGATTTAGATAACCTTGAGCCCGCCCAGAAGCTAGCTAAGAACTACGAGGTCAAACATGTCCCCATCAGCTACCTAACCATGATGCTGGTGGATGGCAAACACCTCTTCATGTTTAAGATGCCGCCGCTAAGCGACTTTGGCGTCGAATCCGCCTTCTACTTAGTGGACACCTTCTACAGCACAGACCCCAGCCAAATCGAGCGGGTAAGCGAAATGCTCGACGACATCTGGAAACGCGGCATAGACATAACCGAAATCAGCAGCCAAGCGGGAACCAAGCTGCCTCAGGTGGAGCTGGAAGCCGATGCCACCATAGCTGACAGCGTGGATAGGATGCTGCAGAACAACGTAACCACCATCCTGATAGTTAAGAACAGTGAGCCGCTGGGAGTTCTCAGTGACCGCGAGGTGCTAAGGGGCATCATCGAGAAACATCATGATCCCCAGAGGACCCGCATAAAAGACCTTGACTACACGCCATTGATAATCCTGGAACAGGATGAATCGATGGTTACGGCTATGAAGATGATGACTAAAAAGGGCTTTAAACGTGCAGCGATGGTTAAAAATGGGCAGCTCATAGGGATGCTTACTGAGGAAGCCGCCAAAAAAGCCGCGGTGCAGATGAAAGCCAAAGCAACCTAG
- the tpiA gene encoding triose-phosphate isomerase: protein MIIVNFKTYLESTGVHALQLAKQAEKAAKETGACIVVAPQLTDLAKIAAEVEIPVFAQHIDPIKPGSSTGHVLAEAIKEAGAVGTLINHSERQLRLIDIDATVTLCRAKGLISCVCANNPQVSASVAALSPDITSMEPPELIGSGISVSKAQPEIITDTVKLVHKVNPAMTILCGAGIGTAEDVSIALKLGTKGVLVASGIVKAKDPYSVLCSFGQATKQ, encoded by the coding sequence ATGATAATCGTTAATTTTAAAACCTACCTTGAATCAACCGGCGTCCATGCGCTGCAACTGGCAAAACAGGCAGAGAAGGCCGCCAAGGAAACCGGCGCATGCATCGTTGTGGCGCCGCAGCTTACTGACCTTGCCAAAATCGCCGCTGAAGTAGAGATTCCGGTTTTCGCCCAGCACATCGACCCCATAAAACCCGGCAGCAGCACAGGCCACGTGCTGGCAGAAGCCATCAAGGAAGCAGGCGCCGTGGGCACCCTGATTAATCACTCCGAGCGTCAGCTGCGCCTCATAGACATAGACGCGACGGTTACTCTTTGCCGAGCCAAGGGCTTAATTTCCTGTGTCTGCGCCAACAACCCCCAAGTCAGCGCCTCAGTTGCGGCTTTATCGCCCGACATAACCTCGATGGAGCCACCTGAACTCATCGGCAGCGGCATTTCTGTTTCCAAAGCTCAGCCTGAAATCATAACTGACACCGTCAAACTCGTCCATAAAGTTAACCCCGCCATGACGATTCTGTGCGGCGCAGGAATAGGCACAGCTGAAGATGTCTCCATTGCCCTCAAACTCGGCACAAAAGGCGTCTTGGTTGCAAGCGGCATCGTGAAAGCCAAAGACCCCTACAGCGTGCTGTGCTCGTTTGGCCAAGCTACTAAACAGTAA